One genomic segment of Erythrolamprus reginae isolate rEryReg1 chromosome 2, rEryReg1.hap1, whole genome shotgun sequence includes these proteins:
- the CCNT1 gene encoding cyclin-T1 isoform X3, translating into MISRSASDTTIAGLMSMSTSSTTGATASLSAAGEDSPGERGITDISPDGWMVQPHKQEGSSRANEMSANPDHLHDDGIGGGPFVKQSIKSAPLAKVSLKEYRAKHAEELAAQKRQLENMEANVRSQYAYAAQNLLVQQQRERDVQQEENSPIVLKIPLGNNSDGSERTPTEKADKPSSALKVRLSATGDKPIASSKQDDIKVRIKVPPPTERHSLPDENSGKSRGEHKEKHKIHSSNHHHHHNHHSHKHSHGQAVVNAKRPGDPKHVNPTGIVSHKGYVANCSSRKRPLSEETSVTVHEHQPKISKSSKGPTVPFPFPQHSGHSLEAAGLSFVQANKARGAHGKLDKSTAGANGHNMNQTIDYQDTVNMLHSLLSAQGMQPTQSSNFDFVHHYGEYLNPRAAASVDKPRPPPLPSEPPPPLPPLPK; encoded by the coding sequence ATGATCTCCAGAAGTGCATCAGACACGACTATTGCAGGCCTGATGAGCATGTCAACGTCTTCAACCACTGGAGCCACTGCTTCACTTTCAGCTGCAGGGGAAGACTCTCCAGGGGAACGAGGCATTACAGATATTTCACCCGACGGCTGGATGGTTCAGCCGCATAAACAAGAGGGCAGCAGCAGAGCTAACGAAATGTCTGCCAATCCTGATCATCTACATGATGATGGCATTGGTGGCGGCCCTTTTGTTAAGCAAAGCATCAAGAGTGCTCCACTAGCAAAAGTGTCATTGAAGGAATACCGAGCAAAACATGCTGAGGAGTTGGCTGCACAGAAACGCCAGCTGGAGAACATGGAGGCAAATGTGCGTTCTCAATATGCTTATGCTGCCCAGAACTTGCTTGTACAACAGCAACGTGAACGGGATGTGCAGCAGGAGGAGAACTCTCCCATTGTCCTGAAAATCCCTCTAGGCAACAATTCTGATGGTTCTGAACGGACTCCTACTGAAAAAGCTGATAAACCCTCATCGGCACTTAAAGTACGGTTGTCTGCCACAGGAGACAAGCCTATTGCTTCTTCCAAACAAGATGACATAAAAGTGCGCATTAAGGTCCCCCCTCCCACGGAACGACACAGCCTGCCCGATGAAAACAGTGGCAAGAGCAGGGGAGAGCACAAGGAAAAGCATAAGATCCATTCTTctaaccaccatcaccaccataaCCATCATTCTCACAAACATTCACATGGGCAGGCTGTTGTCAACGCCAAACGCCCAGGGGATCCCAAGCATGTTAACCCAACTGGCATTGTGTCACACAAGGGCTACGTCGCAAATTGTTCCTCTCGTAAGAGACCGCTTTCTGAGGAGACCTCAGTTACAGTCCATGAACATCAGCCCAAAATCAGTAAGAGTTCCAAGGGGCCCACTGTGCCATTCCCGTTCCCTCAGCATTCTGGCCACAGCTTGGAAGCAGCTGGTCTATCTTTTGTGCAAGCTAACAAAGCCAGAGGGGCTCATGGAAAATTGGACAAGAGCACAGCTGGGGCCAACGGACACAACATGAACCAAACCATTGACTACCAGGATACAGTGAACATGCTGCACTCCTTGCTCAGTGCACAAGGCATGCAACCCACCCAGTCATCCAATTTTGACTTTGTGCATCATTACGGCGAATACTTGAACCCGAGGGCTGCTGCAAGTGTTGATAAGCCACGACCACCCCCACTCCCATCAGAACCTCCCCCTCCTTTACCGCCACTCCCCAAGTGA
- the CCNT1 gene encoding cyclin-T1 isoform X2: MATNSLHLTTFSLQYTPPVVACVCIHLACKWSNWEIPVSTDGKHWWEYVDATVTLELLDELTHEFLQILEKTPNRLKRIRNWRACQAARKTKTDDQSEDDGLSEQTILSMISRSASDTTIAGLMSMSTSSTTGATASLSAAGEDSPGERGITDISPDGWMVQPHKQEGSSRANEMSANPDHLHDDGIGGGPFVKQSIKSAPLAKVSLKEYRAKHAEELAAQKRQLENMEANVRSQYAYAAQNLLVQQQRERDVQQEENSPIVLKIPLGNNSDGSERTPTEKADKPSSALKVRLSATGDKPIASSKQDDIKVRIKVPPPTERHSLPDENSGKSRGEHKEKHKIHSSNHHHHHNHHSHKHSHGQAVVNAKRPGDPKHVNPTGIVSHKGYVANCSSRKRPLSEETSVTVHEHQPKISKSSKGPTVPFPFPQHSGHSLEAAGLSFVQANKARGAHGKLDKSTAGANGHNMNQTIDYQDTVNMLHSLLSAQGMQPTQSSNFDFVHHYGEYLNPRAAASVDKPRPPPLPSEPPPPLPPLPK; this comes from the exons CCTTCACCTAACAACCTTCAGCCTGCAGTACACCCCTCCCGTTGTGGCCTGCGTCTGCATCCACTTGGCCTGTAAGTGGTCCAACTGGGAGATCCCAGTCTCCACGGACGGGAAGCACTGGTGGGAGTACGTTGATGCTACTGTAACTCTGGAACTCTTGGATG AATTAACTCATGAATTCCTTCAAATCCTTGAGAAAACTCCAAATCGACTGAAACGAATCAGGAATTGGCGG GCCTGTCAAGCAGCCAGGAAAACGAAGACGGATGACCAAAGTGAGGATGACGGCCTCTCTGAACAGACAATCCTCAGCATGATCTCCAGAAGTGCATCAGACACGACTATTGCAGGCCTGATGAGCATGTCAACGTCTTCAACCACTGGAGCCACTGCTTCACTTTCAGCTGCAGGGGAAGACTCTCCAGGGGAACGAGGCATTACAGATATTTCACCCGACGGCTGGATGGTTCAGCCGCATAAACAAGAGGGCAGCAGCAGAGCTAACGAAATGTCTGCCAATCCTGATCATCTACATGATGATGGCATTGGTGGCGGCCCTTTTGTTAAGCAAAGCATCAAGAGTGCTCCACTAGCAAAAGTGTCATTGAAGGAATACCGAGCAAAACATGCTGAGGAGTTGGCTGCACAGAAACGCCAGCTGGAGAACATGGAGGCAAATGTGCGTTCTCAATATGCTTATGCTGCCCAGAACTTGCTTGTACAACAGCAACGTGAACGGGATGTGCAGCAGGAGGAGAACTCTCCCATTGTCCTGAAAATCCCTCTAGGCAACAATTCTGATGGTTCTGAACGGACTCCTACTGAAAAAGCTGATAAACCCTCATCGGCACTTAAAGTACGGTTGTCTGCCACAGGAGACAAGCCTATTGCTTCTTCCAAACAAGATGACATAAAAGTGCGCATTAAGGTCCCCCCTCCCACGGAACGACACAGCCTGCCCGATGAAAACAGTGGCAAGAGCAGGGGAGAGCACAAGGAAAAGCATAAGATCCATTCTTctaaccaccatcaccaccataaCCATCATTCTCACAAACATTCACATGGGCAGGCTGTTGTCAACGCCAAACGCCCAGGGGATCCCAAGCATGTTAACCCAACTGGCATTGTGTCACACAAGGGCTACGTCGCAAATTGTTCCTCTCGTAAGAGACCGCTTTCTGAGGAGACCTCAGTTACAGTCCATGAACATCAGCCCAAAATCAGTAAGAGTTCCAAGGGGCCCACTGTGCCATTCCCGTTCCCTCAGCATTCTGGCCACAGCTTGGAAGCAGCTGGTCTATCTTTTGTGCAAGCTAACAAAGCCAGAGGGGCTCATGGAAAATTGGACAAGAGCACAGCTGGGGCCAACGGACACAACATGAACCAAACCATTGACTACCAGGATACAGTGAACATGCTGCACTCCTTGCTCAGTGCACAAGGCATGCAACCCACCCAGTCATCCAATTTTGACTTTGTGCATCATTACGGCGAATACTTGAACCCGAGGGCTGCTGCAAGTGTTGATAAGCCACGACCACCCCCACTCCCATCAGAACCTCCCCCTCCTTTACCGCCACTCCCCAAGTGA